The following proteins come from a genomic window of Candidatus Margulisiibacteriota bacterium:
- a CDS encoding chitooligosaccharide deacetylase, which produces MRYLLSLALVFFLPLYGYSEIRKVGTLIPSKNSTRYHPVKVQKPIFSGSHRRPRVALTLDDGQHCDYRILELLVSYNIRCTAFIKGDVAEKNKRLIKKLDEMHWEICNHTYSHAYLTRESDREIVTDIKKAQGFIYKTTGKFYPYLRPPYGKYNKRVNVLAAQLGYRLVLWDNSLCDTGKTASTDKQVRFVEQHLRNGNIILCHFGGLNTYEVLKIIIPEILRRGYTFCTISELLAG; this is translated from the coding sequence ATGAGATATCTTCTGAGTTTAGCGCTAGTTTTTTTCCTTCCTCTCTATGGATATAGTGAAATCAGGAAGGTCGGTACCTTAATCCCTTCTAAAAATTCTACCCGCTATCACCCGGTTAAGGTACAAAAACCGATATTTTCAGGAAGTCATCGTAGGCCACGGGTTGCGCTGACGCTTGATGATGGTCAGCATTGCGATTATCGGATACTAGAGCTTTTGGTTTCATATAACATTCGATGTACAGCTTTTATTAAGGGAGATGTTGCGGAGAAAAATAAAAGGTTAATAAAAAAATTGGATGAGATGCATTGGGAAATTTGCAATCATACTTATAGTCATGCTTATTTGACACGTGAAAGTGATCGGGAAATTGTTACAGATATTAAGAAAGCTCAGGGATTTATCTATAAGACAACCGGTAAATTCTATCCATATTTAAGGCCGCCCTATGGGAAGTATAACAAAAGAGTAAACGTTTTAGCTGCGCAATTAGGGTATCGTTTGGTTCTGTGGGATAATTCATTGTGTGATACCGGAAAAACTGCAAGTACTGACAAACAGGTACGATTTGTCGAGCAGCATTTGCGCAATGGGAATATTATTCTGTGCCATTTCGGAGGCCTTAATACCTATGAAGTGCTAAAAATTATTATTCCTGAAATCTTGAGGCGCGGCTATACTTTTTGTACGATTTCTGAGCTCTTAGCAGGTTAG